The Naumovozyma dairenensis CBS 421 chromosome 2, complete genome genome segment GACAAGATTGGGATCCAATGAACCCAAGGGATGTTACGATGTTGGATTACCTTCTCACAAATCATTGTTCCAAATGCAAGCTGAGAAGATTCATACTTTGCAACGGATTACTAACTCGAAACGTCCTATTCCATGGTTTATTATGACTTCGGAACCTACAAGAATGATGACTGAAAGATTCTTTGATAAGCATGGGTATTTTGGATTGACAAGGGAACAAGTACAATTTTTTAATCAGGGGACTTTACCTGCGTTGGATAGTAATGGGGAGAAGTTATTGTTGAAGGATAAAGTTCATTTGGTACAATCTCCTGATGGGAATGGTGGATTGTATCAAGGTTTGAAAGAGAATGGGATTATTGATAAGTTAATACAATTGAATGTGAAACATGTTTATGTTTATTGTGTTGACAATATTTTGTCAAAGATTGCTGATCCTGTTTTCATTGGGTTTGCTATTAAGCATGGGTTCCAATTGGCTACAAAGGCTGTGAGGAAGAGAGACCCACATGAATCCGTTGGATTGATTGCAACTAGAGATGATAAACCTTGTGTTATTGAATATTCggaaatttcaaaagaattGGCTGAGGATATCGATTCGAATGGGTTGTTAAGATTAAGAGCTGGTAATATTgtgaatcattattattctgtGGATTTGTTAAGGAAATCCTTAAATTCTTGGTGTGATATGTTACCTTATCATATTgccaagaaaaaaattccctattttgataatgattcaatGGAATTGATGAAACCAGGTGATAAATCGAATGGGATTAAATTGGAAcaatttatatttgatgTTTTTCCCAATGTACCGTTGGAAAAATTTGGTTGTTTAGAAGTGGAAAGATCTATTGAATTTGCacctttgaaaaatggtcCCGgttcttcaaatgataatcCTGAAACAAGTAAATTAGCATTTTTACAATTGGGTACAAATTGGTTAAGAGAAAATAATGctattataaaaaatgatGTCTTAGTTGaagtttcaaataaattaagTTATGATGGtgaaaatttagaaaaatttaatggCCATGTGTTTGAGAAACAAGATGTTATACTTGACGaatgattgattgattcaTCGTTTATTTTATATGATCAATCAACATTATGTTTTATGCTAGGGTTAcgaatttttaattttttttgtataattttttttttctataataataataataataataaatataagtttttagttttaatataaatattacaATTGTTTTCGTTATATTTCTATGTATATCATTTTTCTGTTCATATAGTCTAACTTTTGTTTTCCTATCAAGTTCGCTAtactttttatttcatttaatatcatGACACTTCTATGCGGAATAATTTTTATCATAAACCAGTATCATTATCACCAA includes the following:
- the QRI1 gene encoding UDP-N-acetylglucosamine diphosphorylase (similar to Saccharomyces cerevisiae QRI1 (YDL103C); ancestral locus Anc_2.348) — protein: MTQDIKQLYIDAGQGHLFNHWDSLTSTEQSEFLSSLQTVANRIHPRDLITNCQKAIKLADTISHASPESIRPLPTASYESIINAKNDPIESHALATYRQLGHHAIEKGEVAVILMAGGQGTRLGSNEPKGCYDVGLPSHKSLFQMQAEKIHTLQRITNSKRPIPWFIMTSEPTRMMTERFFDKHGYFGLTREQVQFFNQGTLPALDSNGEKLLLKDKVHLVQSPDGNGGLYQGLKENGIIDKLIQLNVKHVYVYCVDNILSKIADPVFIGFAIKHGFQLATKAVRKRDPHESVGLIATRDDKPCVIEYSEISKELAEDIDSNGLLRLRAGNIVNHYYSVDLLRKSLNSWCDMLPYHIAKKKIPYFDNDSMELMKPGDKSNGIKLEQFIFDVFPNVPLEKFGCLEVERSIEFAPLKNGPGSSNDNPETSKLAFLQLGTNWLRENNAIIKNDVLVEVSNKLSYDGENLEKFNGHVFEKQDVILDE